One genomic segment of Synechocystis sp. LKSZ1 includes these proteins:
- a CDS encoding efflux RND transporter periplasmic adaptor subunit, which produces MPNQMLTRSWAFPLILGLLVLSPKATFAHAGHGDEFHQSESAQSAQGITLDADTIRRLGIQVDSLQPRSLMTGLRATGQIETLPQQRVEVTMPVGGKLLKLLVNPGERVKAGQPIAVMTSAELAELRTTALDRRNSAMAAVEQAQADLRLAQENYRQQQRLAQSEIAEARIAKEFAQERYDRDRELEVNGALPRRQFLESEVALAKAKADLTRAQSRLPVTEAQAQLQRAQSALKTAQKQVTLSEQTYQTRLQQLGTNARADSTILVKAPMAGVILDPASTPEHEVKVGESRQDAGESIVSIVNSQQVQVAINIYEKDLPKIRQGQRLRGWVSSSPQQTFTGQINQIGSVVEGESRVIPVKATLDNSDGQLKPGLFVELDVLTDRTPTPVLAVPQSAIVKTNDQQTLVFVQNGNVFEPITVTLGQVSGDWVEIKDGLFAGDLVVTQRASQLYAQSLRGKKPEQTEVADNPSPKLESSQSVSMVTGWPLLLGGVVSAAGLFWAGSFWGKRQQNQSLQEQSLTPNPDGQCLQAQEVLIETSSHQDFS; this is translated from the coding sequence ATGCCAAATCAGATGCTTACTCGAAGTTGGGCTTTTCCCCTCATTTTGGGACTATTGGTATTGTCTCCCAAGGCAACCTTCGCTCATGCTGGCCATGGGGATGAATTTCACCAAAGTGAATCGGCTCAATCGGCCCAAGGGATTACTCTCGATGCTGACACTATCCGTCGTCTAGGCATTCAAGTGGACTCTTTACAGCCTCGTTCCCTGATGACTGGTCTGAGAGCAACCGGCCAAATTGAAACCCTACCTCAACAACGAGTCGAAGTCACGATGCCTGTAGGGGGAAAATTACTCAAATTGCTGGTAAATCCAGGGGAAAGGGTAAAGGCAGGCCAACCAATAGCTGTTATGACTAGCGCTGAATTAGCCGAACTCCGCACCACTGCCCTAGACCGACGTAACTCGGCGATGGCCGCCGTTGAACAGGCCCAGGCAGACCTGAGATTGGCCCAGGAAAACTACCGTCAACAGCAACGGCTTGCCCAGAGTGAAATCGCAGAAGCCCGCATTGCCAAAGAATTTGCCCAAGAACGTTACGACCGAGACCGGGAACTGGAAGTCAATGGCGCCTTGCCCCGTCGTCAATTTCTAGAATCGGAAGTAGCTCTAGCCAAGGCCAAGGCAGATTTAACCAGGGCTCAAAGTCGTTTGCCCGTGACCGAAGCCCAAGCCCAATTGCAACGGGCCCAATCGGCCCTCAAGACGGCCCAAAAACAAGTCACCTTAAGCGAACAAACCTATCAAACTCGCCTACAACAACTGGGAACCAATGCCAGGGCCGACAGCACGATTCTAGTCAAGGCCCCCATGGCCGGGGTTATTCTCGATCCCGCTAGTACCCCAGAACATGAAGTGAAAGTGGGAGAATCCCGACAAGATGCTGGCGAATCCATTGTTAGCATTGTTAATAGTCAACAAGTCCAGGTAGCCATCAATATCTACGAAAAAGACCTACCTAAAATTCGCCAAGGACAGCGACTTCGAGGCTGGGTCAGTAGCTCACCTCAACAAACCTTTACGGGACAAATTAACCAAATAGGATCAGTGGTGGAAGGAGAGAGTCGTGTTATTCCAGTTAAGGCGACCCTAGATAATTCTGACGGTCAGCTAAAGCCCGGTCTTTTCGTAGAATTAGACGTCTTAACTGACCGCACACCAACTCCTGTGCTAGCGGTTCCGCAATCGGCTATCGTCAAAACCAACGATCAGCAAACTCTTGTTTTTGTCCAAAATGGCAATGTCTTTGAACCCATTACCGTCACCCTCGGACAAGTTTCCGGGGATTGGGTGGAAATCAAAGATGGTTTGTTTGCCGGAGATTTAGTGGTTACCCAACGGGCTAGTCAACTCTATGCCCAATCATTGCGAGGTAAGAAACCAGAGCAGACAGAGGTCGCTGACAACCCCTCACCCAAACTGGAATCTAGTCAGTCAGTCTCAATGGTGACGGGGTGGCCTCTACTCCTGGGAGGTGTGGTAAGCGCCGCTGGACTATTTTGGGCCGGTAGCTTCTGGGGAAAACGCCAACAAAACCAATCCTTGCAGGAGCAATCCTTAACACCAAACCCGGATGGGCAATGCCTGCAAGCCCAAGAAGTGCTGATTGAGACCTCTTCCCACCAGGACTTTTCCTAA
- a CDS encoding multicopper oxidase family protein, with protein MWTAGAVLLTQLSRNSVLSPQLQQASAAPSTTSNSSLLETVLEARPTAIQLGQQWGNLITYNGQIPGPRLEAKPGDTVRIRFTNRLPQATNLHFHGLHIPPTGNADNIFLSVSPGETQTYEFTLPKNHPAGTFYYHPHLHEFVAEQVFGGLGGIFVVRGELDEIPEIQAAKEEFLFLKDFALNANGEVPRPNHMDLMRGREGLILTANGQVNPTVTIPAKGLLRLRIVNASTSRFYRLSLENHPLYLIATDGGAITKPVELQELLLSPGERAEVLIQGNRSPGNYQLLSLPYDRGNGMGMMRDGMMGGGMMNSSSSTSNASQVIATLSYQDYIPQQLPLPEKLIPVETLPQPSKIRRIEMSMAMGMQPGMGMQIAFLFNGKTFDMNRIDAAVKLGSVEDWELVNVDPDGMEHSFHLHTNPFQVISRNGKPDPYQAWEDTLRVRANETVRIRIPFRNFAGKAVYHCHVLDHEDLGMMGIVEMQA; from the coding sequence GTGTGGACTGCCGGAGCAGTATTACTCACCCAGCTTAGTCGCAATTCCGTCTTAAGTCCCCAACTTCAGCAAGCAAGTGCGGCTCCATCTACAACCAGTAACAGCAGCTTGCTAGAAACCGTCCTGGAAGCTCGTCCTACTGCCATTCAACTGGGGCAACAATGGGGTAACTTAATCACTTACAATGGGCAGATTCCTGGCCCTAGACTGGAAGCAAAGCCGGGAGATACGGTGCGAATCCGCTTCACAAATAGACTCCCCCAGGCAACAAATCTCCACTTTCATGGTTTGCATATTCCTCCGACTGGAAATGCTGACAATATCTTTTTGAGCGTCTCGCCTGGGGAAACTCAAACTTATGAATTCACACTCCCTAAAAATCATCCTGCCGGAACTTTCTACTACCATCCTCATTTGCATGAATTCGTTGCAGAACAAGTGTTTGGTGGCTTGGGTGGAATTTTTGTTGTACGCGGAGAATTAGATGAAATTCCTGAAATCCAGGCAGCGAAAGAAGAGTTTTTATTTTTGAAAGACTTTGCGCTGAATGCCAACGGAGAAGTTCCACGGCCTAATCATATGGACTTAATGCGCGGGCGTGAAGGTTTGATTTTGACTGCTAATGGTCAGGTTAATCCTACTGTTACCATTCCCGCTAAAGGTTTGTTGCGGTTGCGGATCGTGAATGCTTCCACTTCTCGGTTTTACCGTCTGAGCTTGGAGAATCACCCGTTGTATTTAATTGCAACAGATGGTGGTGCGATCACTAAACCTGTCGAATTGCAAGAATTGCTCTTATCCCCCGGCGAACGAGCAGAAGTGCTCATTCAGGGGAATCGTTCACCGGGCAATTATCAGCTACTCAGTCTACCCTACGATCGCGGCAATGGAATGGGGATGATGCGCGATGGAATGATGGGTGGTGGAATGATGAATAGCTCGTCATCTACATCTAATGCTTCGCAGGTAATTGCGACCTTAAGTTATCAAGACTATATCCCTCAACAATTGCCTTTACCAGAAAAACTAATTCCGGTTGAAACATTACCTCAACCTAGTAAAATCCGTCGAATTGAGATGTCAATGGCAATGGGCATGCAACCAGGGATGGGAATGCAAATTGCATTTCTCTTTAATGGTAAAACATTTGATATGAACCGCATTGATGCAGCGGTGAAATTGGGCAGCGTTGAAGATTGGGAATTAGTGAATGTTGATCCAGATGGAATGGAACACTCATTTCACCTTCATACTAATCCTTTCCAGGTAATCAGTCGCAACGGTAAACCTGACCCCTATCAAGCTTGGGAAGATACCCTTCGGGTGCGGGCAAATGAAACAGTTCGGATTCGGATTCCATTTCGCAATTTTGCTGGAAAAGCAGTGTATCACTGTCATGTTCTAGATCATGAAGATCTTGGAATGATGGGGATTGTAGAAATGCAAGCATAA
- a CDS encoding DUF6803 family protein: protein MDMTHYMELLATNQPWNLIIFMAIPVILAETIAVTELYILYTRNIKGMIRTVNKIAGIIAGFYFLIVFLHLLSKAVIPITASGQWRTVIDVIAVSFYLLGVIPLFGITLLEIGAIWKKKSEEWKLGAHATFVAIFLVVAHIAMIFGMLSPALLSGGTPMHQM, encoded by the coding sequence ATGGATATGACTCATTACATGGAATTGCTAGCAACAAATCAGCCCTGGAATCTCATCATTTTCATGGCAATTCCTGTTATTTTGGCAGAAACAATTGCCGTAACTGAACTCTACATTCTCTATACTCGCAACATCAAGGGAATGATTAGAACAGTCAATAAAATTGCAGGGATTATTGCGGGTTTCTATTTTCTGATTGTGTTTTTACATTTGCTCTCAAAAGCTGTTATCCCCATCACTGCCTCAGGTCAATGGCGTACAGTTATTGATGTGATTGCGGTTAGCTTTTACTTGCTCGGTGTTATTCCTTTGTTTGGCATTACATTGCTGGAAATTGGTGCCATTTGGAAGAAAAAGAGTGAAGAATGGAAGTTAGGCGCACACGCAACGTTCGTTGCCATATTTCTGGTCGTCGCTCATATCGCAATGATTTTCGGCATGCTCAGTCCAGCTCTACTGTCCGGTGGGACACCCATGCATCAAATGTAG
- the rppB gene encoding two-component system sensor histidine kinase RppB, translating to MRNNRLFNLSRWRLASYYAGVMGLILGLCGLAVYEMTAQDHWRSLDQELTSLAGTLHDGLEPLLQQPGQLEPSVRHILPNLCIGPQACPRPPQRIHILNATQQPGYYVRFLNLNGQLLATAGENPPGLAFERETTRQQPLTDQRGNRYHQVSLQLKTATGQPWGYLKVGRSLVEYDHHLHSIQAFLVWGLPTMMLVVGGASWWLAGLAMEPVYRSYQQIQQFTADIAHELRTPITAIQATLETTLSAEPSPEEAYSTLQILKRQNYRLTHLIQDLLLLSRMDLQKVNRSQFQACCLNDLVSDLVEEFSGSALAAGVALSSKLDSQEPIWVRGEEEQLYRLVANLINNALHYTPAGGRVQVMLGSDKYQALIQVQDTGIGIAPAEQARIFDRFYRVDTARSRQQGGAGLGLAIAQAIAVKHQGSLTVESELGQGSLFIVKFPLFSIA from the coding sequence ATGCGGAACAATAGACTATTTAACCTCTCCCGTTGGCGCTTAGCCAGTTACTATGCGGGGGTGATGGGTCTGATTTTGGGCCTGTGTGGCCTAGCGGTCTATGAAATGACGGCCCAGGATCATTGGCGTTCCCTAGACCAGGAGCTAACCTCTTTAGCCGGAACCCTCCATGATGGCCTTGAACCCCTTCTCCAACAACCCGGCCAGTTAGAGCCGTCTGTTCGACATATTTTGCCAAATCTCTGCATTGGCCCTCAGGCCTGTCCTAGGCCACCCCAACGAATCCATATCCTTAATGCCACTCAGCAACCGGGGTATTATGTTCGTTTTTTAAATTTAAATGGTCAATTATTGGCAACGGCGGGAGAAAACCCACCGGGCCTGGCTTTTGAGCGAGAAACGACCCGTCAACAACCGCTAACGGATCAACGGGGCAATCGTTACCATCAAGTCTCCTTGCAGTTAAAAACGGCCACTGGTCAACCCTGGGGTTATTTAAAAGTAGGGCGTTCTTTGGTGGAATACGACCATCATTTGCACAGTATCCAGGCGTTTTTGGTCTGGGGTTTACCCACTATGATGCTTGTCGTCGGGGGAGCCAGTTGGTGGTTAGCGGGTTTGGCCATGGAGCCGGTCTATCGTTCCTACCAGCAAATTCAGCAGTTCACCGCAGATATTGCCCACGAATTACGCACACCGATTACGGCGATTCAGGCCACCCTGGAAACGACTTTAAGCGCAGAACCAAGTCCAGAGGAAGCCTATAGTACTTTGCAAATCCTCAAACGACAGAATTATCGCCTCACTCATTTGATTCAGGATTTATTGCTACTTTCTCGTATGGATTTACAGAAGGTGAATCGGAGTCAATTTCAAGCCTGTTGTCTTAATGATTTGGTCAGTGATTTAGTGGAGGAATTTTCAGGGTCGGCCCTTGCCGCTGGGGTAGCGTTATCGTCAAAGCTGGACAGTCAAGAACCCATCTGGGTCAGGGGAGAAGAAGAACAGCTTTATCGCTTAGTGGCTAACCTCATCAATAATGCCCTGCACTACACCCCGGCTGGGGGAAGGGTACAAGTTATGCTGGGGAGTGATAAATATCAGGCCCTAATACAGGTTCAAGATACAGGAATTGGCATCGCCCCTGCTGAACAAGCGCGAATTTTTGACCGTTTTTATCGGGTGGATACAGCCCGGTCTCGACAACAGGGAGGAGCCGGATTAGGTTTGGCCATTGCTCAGGCAATCGCCGTTAAGCATCAAGGGTCTTTAACAGTGGAGAGTGAGTTAGGCCAAGGTAGCTTATTCATCGTTAAATTCCCCCTTTTTTCCATAGCATAA
- the rppA gene encoding two-component system response regulator RppA has translation MRLLLVEDEPDLGMALEKALQRENYIVDWVQEGGLAWSYLDQGWVNYTLAIFDWMVPGLSGLELCQRLRARGSSLPILMLTAKDQISDRVQGLDAGADDYLIKPFGMAELLARLRSLQRRSPQLQPQQLQAGDWRLDYGTFTVITPEHQAISLTAKEFQLLEYFMKHPQHILSSEQIKNQLWAVSADSTSNVVAAQVRLLRRKLGEYGHSDLIETVYGLGYRLQPHPTHAEQ, from the coding sequence ATGAGACTCCTGCTAGTGGAAGATGAACCCGACTTGGGAATGGCCCTAGAAAAAGCGCTCCAACGGGAAAATTACATTGTCGATTGGGTACAAGAGGGAGGCCTGGCCTGGAGCTATTTGGATCAAGGGTGGGTGAACTATACCCTAGCCATTTTTGATTGGATGGTACCCGGCCTATCAGGACTGGAACTATGCCAACGGTTGCGGGCCCGAGGGAGTTCTTTACCGATCCTGATGCTGACGGCTAAAGACCAAATTTCAGACCGAGTTCAAGGTTTGGATGCAGGAGCTGATGATTATTTGATCAAACCCTTTGGTATGGCCGAGCTATTGGCCCGTTTACGCTCTCTACAACGCAGGTCACCGCAATTGCAACCTCAGCAGTTACAGGCTGGGGACTGGCGCTTAGATTATGGAACCTTTACTGTGATCACACCAGAGCACCAGGCCATTTCCCTAACGGCAAAGGAGTTTCAGTTGTTAGAGTATTTTATGAAGCATCCCCAGCATATTCTCAGTAGTGAACAGATTAAAAATCAACTCTGGGCCGTGTCGGCGGACTCTACCAGTAATGTGGTTGCGGCCCAGGTGCGGTTGCTACGGCGGAAATTAGGGGAATACGGCCATAGTGATCTGATTGAAACGGTCTATGGCCTGGGGTATCGCCTCCAACCCCATCCAACCCATGCGGAACAATAG
- a CDS encoding DUF305 domain-containing protein: MRHQLWLYGLAGLLLSGSAVGVTRAYQNQTPTMLTQTPMQMGWTDQGFIAMMIPHHQDAIDMAEMALKKAQHPELKKLAQSIIKDQNREIKEMQTWYKQWFGQAVPPLSSQGVMGMHQGHDMMAMDLEALATAQNFDREFIRQMIPHHQMAVMMASNLKTNTNRPEMNKLADDIIRSQSAEIKQMKQWYQSWYGR; the protein is encoded by the coding sequence ATGCGTCATCAACTTTGGCTTTATGGATTAGCGGGACTGCTCCTCAGTGGTTCGGCTGTTGGTGTAACGAGGGCTTATCAAAATCAAACGCCGACTATGCTAACCCAAACACCGATGCAAATGGGCTGGACAGACCAGGGGTTTATCGCAATGATGATTCCCCACCACCAAGATGCCATAGACATGGCCGAGATGGCCTTAAAAAAGGCCCAGCACCCTGAACTGAAAAAGCTAGCTCAGAGCATTATTAAAGACCAAAACCGAGAAATTAAAGAAATGCAGACTTGGTACAAACAGTGGTTTGGCCAGGCTGTTCCCCCCCTATCAAGTCAGGGAGTGATGGGGATGCACCAGGGCCATGACATGATGGCAATGGATTTAGAGGCATTGGCAACGGCCCAGAACTTCGACCGGGAATTTATTCGTCAGATGATTCCCCACCACCAAATGGCGGTCATGATGGCCAGTAACCTGAAAACCAACACCAATCGCCCGGAAATGAATAAACTAGCGGATGATATTATTCGCTCCCAAAGTGCGGAGATTAAGCAAATGAAGCAATGGTATCAAAGCTGGTATGGTCGCTAA
- a CDS encoding type II toxin-antitoxin system HicB family antitoxin: MNNMMQYKKYFGSIHYSDEDQIFYGKVEYIRSLISFEGEDVPSLRANFEAAIDDYLALCEDEDIIPEQPFKGSFNVRVSSKLHRQAALFAQEQGINLNKLVTDALESYLRSVTLI; encoded by the coding sequence ATGAACAATATGATGCAGTATAAGAAATATTTTGGTTCAATTCACTATAGTGATGAAGATCAAATCTTTTATGGCAAGGTGGAGTATATTCGGAGTCTGATTAGTTTTGAAGGGGAAGATGTCCCTAGTCTCCGAGCGAATTTTGAGGCAGCAATCGATGATTATCTAGCTCTTTGTGAGGACGAAGATATTATTCCTGAACAGCCGTTTAAGGGCAGTTTCAATGTGCGAGTTAGTAGCAAGCTCCATCGACAGGCGGCTCTCTTTGCCCAGGAACAAGGAATTAATCTTAATAAGTTAGTGACGGATGCCTTGGAGTCCTACCTCCGCTCTGTGACTTTGATATAG
- a CDS encoding type II toxin-antitoxin system HicA family toxin — MSRKEKLIKRLLARPKDFSWDELVSLLVALGFEEIATGKTGGSRRRFIHSNGVTLALHKPHPQNILKRYQIEQVIELLQGEELL, encoded by the coding sequence GTGAGTCGTAAAGAAAAGCTGATTAAAAGGCTATTGGCTCGTCCTAAAGATTTTAGCTGGGATGAGTTGGTGTCTTTATTGGTGGCTCTAGGTTTTGAGGAGATAGCCACGGGGAAAACAGGGGGGTCACGGCGACGATTTATTCATTCGAATGGGGTCACTCTCGCTTTACACAAGCCCCATCCTCAAAACATCTTAAAACGATATCAAATAGAACAAGTGATTGAGTTACTCCAGGGAGAAGAATTGCTATGA
- a CDS encoding NUMOD4 motif-containing HNH endonuclease, translating to MTQPNWKPIPGYEGLYEASDTGQIRSKKGELSQKIWRGYPKVVLVKDGDRKNWRVHNLIALTFIGSRPDGYELDHIDANKLNNHITNLEYVTHQENVKRAAQKGLRTRTKLQSSLAWASAIVQGFLLPQEPR from the coding sequence ATGACCCAACCAAATTGGAAACCAATCCCAGGCTATGAGGGCCTATACGAAGCCAGCGACACCGGACAAATCCGCTCAAAAAAGGGAGAACTAAGCCAAAAAATCTGGAGAGGATACCCCAAAGTTGTCTTAGTCAAAGACGGAGACCGAAAAAACTGGCGCGTTCATAACCTAATCGCCCTAACGTTCATAGGGTCAAGACCGGACGGATACGAACTCGACCACATTGACGCAAATAAGCTAAACAACCACATCACCAACCTGGAATACGTCACCCACCAGGAGAACGTAAAACGAGCGGCCCAAAAAGGGCTTAGGACACGAACGAAACTTCAAAGTAGCCTAGCCTGGGCTTCTGCTATTGTCCAGGGTTTTTTATTACCCCAGGAACCACGATGA
- a CDS encoding PD-(D/E)XK nuclease family protein — MTPNYPRVTHILSATEDEKSRNRLRKWQNKMDRIHGANHAEQISEEARNNGTRFHLAIEKFFTEGKRPNYSDPNDYLEQRRWDNAEPHLRIIANEYLALEKEVISHKHQYLGHLDCLAWNNGRPIICDWKTSKRVKQKSWLTDYFLQATAYALAVDEEGQLDPIEECRIYIFSPDKAQLFTLNPNDYREQWLSRLEKYHATQLVAV, encoded by the coding sequence ATGACTCCCAACTATCCGCGAGTAACCCACATTCTCAGCGCCACCGAAGACGAGAAAAGCCGCAATCGTCTCCGCAAGTGGCAAAACAAGATGGATCGAATCCATGGAGCCAACCACGCAGAACAAATCAGCGAGGAGGCCAGGAATAACGGAACCCGGTTCCACCTGGCCATTGAGAAGTTCTTCACCGAGGGCAAGCGGCCAAACTACAGCGACCCCAACGATTACCTAGAACAACGCCGATGGGACAACGCTGAACCCCACCTCCGCATCATCGCTAACGAATACCTAGCCCTGGAAAAGGAGGTCATCAGTCACAAGCACCAATACCTGGGGCACCTGGACTGCTTAGCCTGGAACAATGGAAGACCGATTATCTGCGACTGGAAGACCAGCAAGCGAGTTAAACAGAAAAGCTGGCTCACAGATTACTTTCTACAAGCCACCGCCTACGCGCTAGCCGTGGATGAAGAAGGCCAACTTGACCCCATAGAGGAGTGTCGAATTTACATCTTCAGTCCCGATAAAGCCCAGTTGTTCACCCTCAACCCCAACGACTACCGGGAGCAATGGCTTAGCAGGCTAGAAAAATATCATGCTACCCAGCTAGTAGCTGTCTAG
- a CDS encoding AAA family ATPase has protein sequence MTIQNLTIPDRYLPLFNALGDRITETNGNPMDSPLAPANPLEIAELLSYAGQGQKAKDWLSNHYRLKDYLGLLDTVVYPVKYQINQGARLTGYNWPIIAEDLADCLSLVDTDKFRDEEVLAILEQTEPHCADEAELTTIAQVLRKVVHDWQGFPSLLRIISKRLERRLWHDKTPKEGNDPTKLRLEIAAYLAEHDLIARTLLKTQICRSFGLDKKTFEVIAESLDNNSSKPKAKLYDPTEFMALPTTGANLLAPGFVAMGVTLLAGNPGGGKTTLLYDLAGCVINGEEFLGEVPTRQGPVLFINCDERHNFSQDKLINRGITHSYKVLLDWDVSQWAILEQAVEDLRPALVIVDSFNSIHNDPNFDENCAQASQTIKKLEQLSAKHCTPVAITHHLNKSKDNKGVNKLRGSTAIAASVSSTLILDGEGTTKTLRQDKVRGSEPLNVVIEMNVEEGRFKLISGNVADPATKSLAQRLKEFYEQHPGLYEIEEINYYLPGLDSKQLRNALNRLLGTPIHGQPFIKRPSESNPRRKVYGIVLPENVPVEKPVENSPPIYPPSHTHEPDPPKAMQPIHSKDYSLRTTLGTTNAQFTHNNGCTPPSISSETLAQTEMHKRTTNTQRQGVCVSFEAMPNSQMAVYTTLDLPPLIIPQAYPGLIFFVEQYPGVEITVTRLKSENGEWFYGNTSFWADDELFHVSEIVGIQPELEF, from the coding sequence ATGACGATACAAAATCTCACCATCCCAGATCGCTATCTGCCTCTATTCAATGCCCTGGGTGACCGCATCACCGAAACAAACGGTAATCCGATGGACAGCCCGTTAGCGCCGGCAAATCCCCTGGAGATAGCAGAGCTACTCAGTTATGCAGGCCAAGGCCAGAAAGCAAAAGACTGGCTCAGTAACCACTATCGCCTAAAGGACTACCTGGGCCTACTAGATACCGTAGTCTATCCTGTCAAATACCAAATCAATCAAGGGGCAAGGCTCACCGGCTACAACTGGCCGATTATTGCCGAAGACCTGGCAGATTGTCTAAGCCTGGTCGATACCGATAAATTCCGAGACGAGGAAGTATTGGCGATACTCGAGCAAACCGAGCCTCACTGCGCCGACGAAGCCGAACTGACTACCATCGCCCAAGTATTGCGAAAAGTGGTTCACGACTGGCAAGGATTCCCGTCCCTCCTGCGGATCATCAGCAAGCGACTAGAGCGGCGGCTATGGCATGATAAAACCCCCAAAGAAGGTAACGACCCCACCAAGCTCCGGCTGGAGATTGCTGCTTACCTAGCAGAACACGACCTGATCGCTAGAACTCTACTCAAGACCCAAATCTGTCGCTCATTTGGCCTGGACAAGAAAACCTTTGAGGTCATTGCCGAATCCTTGGACAATAATTCCAGCAAGCCCAAAGCGAAGCTCTATGACCCCACTGAATTTATGGCCCTGCCAACCACGGGAGCCAACCTCCTGGCCCCTGGCTTTGTAGCGATGGGAGTCACTTTACTTGCCGGCAACCCAGGCGGGGGCAAAACCACCCTACTCTATGACCTGGCTGGTTGTGTCATCAATGGCGAGGAGTTCCTAGGGGAAGTTCCAACGCGCCAAGGGCCTGTCCTCTTTATCAATTGCGACGAACGCCATAACTTCAGCCAAGACAAGCTCATCAACCGAGGCATTACCCACAGCTACAAAGTCCTGCTTGACTGGGATGTTAGCCAATGGGCCATCCTAGAACAAGCGGTGGAAGACCTACGCCCCGCCTTGGTCATTGTCGATTCCTTCAACTCCATTCACAACGACCCCAACTTTGACGAGAATTGTGCCCAGGCCAGTCAGACCATTAAAAAACTGGAGCAGTTATCCGCCAAGCACTGTACCCCCGTTGCTATCACTCACCACCTCAATAAATCCAAGGACAACAAGGGAGTCAACAAGCTCAGAGGCTCTACCGCCATCGCCGCTTCAGTGTCCTCGACCCTCATCCTCGACGGTGAAGGCACAACCAAAACCCTTCGACAAGACAAAGTGCGTGGATCAGAGCCCCTCAATGTAGTCATCGAAATGAACGTCGAAGAGGGTCGCTTCAAACTCATCTCCGGCAACGTGGCCGACCCTGCAACCAAATCCCTGGCCCAACGACTCAAGGAGTTCTACGAGCAACACCCCGGACTCTACGAAATAGAGGAAATCAACTACTATCTCCCTGGCCTTGACTCTAAGCAACTCCGCAATGCCCTAAACCGACTCCTTGGCACTCCGATCCACGGCCAGCCCTTCATCAAACGTCCCTCCGAATCCAATCCTCGCCGCAAGGTCTATGGCATAGTACTTCCAGAAAATGTACCTGTTGAGAAACCTGTGGAAAACTCACCCCCCATATATCCCCCCTCACACACACATGAACCCGACCCCCCGAAAGCTATGCAACCTATTCACAGTAAAGATTACAGCTTACGCACAACGTTAGGCACAACTAACGCACAATTTACGCATAACAACGGATGTACACCCCCCTCTATATCTTCTGAAACTCTTGCCCAGACGGAAATGCACAAACGCACAACTAACACACAGCGACAGGGTGTGTGTGTCTCCTTTGAAGCTATGCCCAACTCACAAATGGCAGTATATACTACACTTGATTTACCCCCCCTCATTATTCCCCAGGCCTACCCCGGCTTAATTTTCTTCGTAGAGCAATATCCAGGCGTTGAGATTACCGTCACTCGTTTGAAGTCCGAGAATGGCGAGTGGTTCTATGGCAACACCAGTTTTTGGGCAGATGACGAGTTATTCCATGTCAGTGAAATCGTTGGCATTCAGCCTGAATTAGAGTTTTAG